The sequence TCATTTCTTGGCATAGAGTTGCATGCATAGATGTTGCTGAGATGCAGTGGCAACTCGCTTTTCTACTCAATGCATCTACAACAACATTAACtttgcccgggtgataatgaatctccatatcataatccttgattagctctaaccaccgtctctggcgcaaattcAACTCACTCTGggtaaagatatacttgagactcttgtggtttGAGTATATATGCACAGGGTTGCTCAGGAGATAATGACGCCAGATCTTTAAGGCATGCACGACTGCTGCCAGCTCCAGATCATGAGTAGCATAATTCTCTTCATGCCGTCTGAGGGCTCTGGAGGCATAGGCAATCACTCGCTGATCCTGCATAAGGATGCAGCCTAGGCCCGTACCTAATGCATTACAACAAGTATTAATGGCCGAATAATATCCGGCGGAGGCAAACAGGGATGAATACGGAGCCAagacccgtacctgatgcatcacagtacacatcaaaaggccgggtaatatctggctgagcgagGACAGGAGCAGACGTCAGAAACTTCTTCAAGGTCTGAAAAGCTTGctcacatttgtcgtcccaattaaatctcacccctttcttaagcaattcagtcatgggtctagcaatttttgagaagtccGGCACGAACCGGCGATAATaccctgctagcccaaggaaactccggatctccGGAACAGAGGTGAGAGAGCTTTTGTAAGTGGTATTGATTTTATTCATTTGGGCAATTAAAATACATCTTCTATTAACGCATAAACGCATCTTTGTTTTTGATTGATTGTATTCAAGGTCCGTTACCTGCATTAAGTTAAAATACCTGATATATCTAGCTTGCAGATACTTTGACAAAGGAAAAAGTTTTAACATGTGAATAGTTTGCTGCATGAGTCTGTAATTCGCACTCAATCTTCTTGATTTTCATCCTTACAGATCACCGATGATAATGATGCATGGCCATTTCGGGAGCCAGTGGATGTTGTAGGACTGAACCTTCATGACTATTACAAGGTAACGATTAAGCCTGATAATGCATTTTTATCCCTTATTTCTGTAGTTAATTCATATTGCGATAGTAATTTTGATTACAATGGGATATTGATGTAGGTAGTAAAAATGTGAATCACTATTGATGTTATGTCTTTATTGTAATCCCGGATATTCACCCGCAATACAAAAATCTTATAGAGGTGTCacactctgaaatttttgaatttcaggatgtgattaaaattaaaaataaaacaacaattttctcaaaattttaaaattttctcaacatttatttttcttcacagagaatttagtgtaaaagaaaataaatattggttgtttttcaaattaaatgatgttgttcttctggtgatgcattcatgtcacatgcatagtgttgttgagtgtgaaaacctttcaaaacgTGTTCTATCATCAAAAATTCTTCCCGGGAATTTTCTGGAAttttctggattcttttcccattttccctagagcaaactctaatttttagaggctcttccaaatcttctcatgagctccaaatattttatttgagttcattaggtcccaatatatttctaggatttttcctagaattttcgggccatttggaatatttttcggactttaaatatgaattctagatttttctagaattattttaatttcgaaaataattaattccgaaattttaaatgggctaagtctatcaaaagtgcataaatccctaatggacctcaagggcccattcatgtgttccctaatgggctaaaggcacgtaaagcccattagcatgggagggaggtttagtaccacattgctagttgatgtgggatggcgagacttttctctctatatattaaaccaacctctcatggcaactccacacaaaaatatagactacccgtagggaggctccttgtttgggaatccctaaaataatcttttccctagaatcccaccatcctccgcatccgtgcatctccggtgaaatccGACGCCACCCTAGTGCTCAGCTCGTTgtcctcttcgtcgtggtgtcttccttctcgtgagtcgtcgccatttcgccgtcgaccccgtgccttcttcctcgactccgacgatttccttcttctccggtgagcaacttcctccgtcttttcttccctctctctcgctctgctccgctcggtcttgttcgccgtcgccgccatcctccatgcgccgccacgagctccgctccgcccgctctagctctgcgccgccgccagcccacccCAATCCACTCCCGCCGTCCGATTTAGATCCAGCAGCCCAGATCTAATATGACCCGAGTCAACTAAACCAAATACCGTTCAACCGTggtcatttttgcaaataaacccctccgtttttctaaaatcaaccctccgtccatcgcagttcaaaactatttctgttttagtccaaatctttacggaaaacaccctgagcttttccaaaatagaacccgccatccttagTGCGTTGTTTTGCAAGCTAGCCCCTGTATCTTAGGTTAAATCTcgttttagtccctagtttctttagagctagcccctgaaagtttaaatctattgcaaacaagtccctagaatcttgttttagccatatcttcttcgttttagctccgtttttatcgattcttgcgctcacgtgatccttgcaacgtgtgcgatagctttgtgaccttgttatcctctgtgagcacagttttctgtgtcttgcaaatctttccgctagctcttaactctttagttaatcgcgactagatctctgaagcaccgtttattctgaagaatcgccgttttagttccgttttccgcgtttcttgcgctctcataATCATAgcaacgagccctatcctttagtgcgtTCTTTTAAAGCTTTTATCTtatttggtgtattgttcttagttgtatctttttgtttgctttgtatggttgctcgttgattgctccgagtataaggatcgctgtttgaagattgaagatcaagagttccaagtaagcaaaagctgaagagcagtaagagtagcttttcgttggagaaaggcaagtgaccctaaccatacttctatctatgctttatttacaagagtactatgatttaattggaacatggagaaccacccaagaaaaccgtacaaccacaatactaatgggctctggtcttggctaagtaattagatgaactatatgttgtgttggggttgttccgcttggtggttatgagtttgtgttgtggagcgggtgaaggaagctgcgtcttctgagggaccgcacggcagggaccaacacatacatatagggattctttgtaaaggcctcgtagcgtccctatgcaatcacacctcggaagtgtggtattgtgcctgatcagcacatatgcgtggttgggttcaaagttcttcggaacttttacgcgaattgtggtgaaagtgtacaacctctgcagagttaaaactaaccggttagccgtgctcacggtcaagagtggcttggaccctcacatgattaataaacttaaagatggatttaaatcatattctggttatttcttgtggccttgctgagtaccaaccataagtgtactcacccttgcttactgctgctcagaagggaaAGTTGCTGTGGagtattttgaagatgttgctgagttttAGGCATatgcaacccccagtcgattgcctgtgaagtttgaagcctccGTTTCCAAgataagctgtaaactctgatagtcttttattggttgtatttctctttttcgtgatactgttactgattattcacttatgatgtctctatatgtatgaaacttgatcctggcatacatatagatatgcattcggttttcttttaaaaaaccgggtgtgacaagaGGTATACAGACTCGACCTTGATTAGGGTCCACTTTGGCCATCGTTTATGCTCTACTGCAAGCACAAGTATATATAAACCCCCCCCAATATTCTTCTCGAGCTGCATACAAATAGAGCTCGATCTGGAAGGCGCTTGCTCTTGGGGGCAGCCAGAGTCATTGCGGGTGTAGTCGGGAAGGAACGAAGGAGGCGACATCCAGTAAGGAATCTATGGATTAGGGTTTGAGGGGACAGGAGGGGGTTGCTTTATTGGCTTTTGGGTGTATTGGGCTCTACTGAGTTATTGGGATGGCTGCTCGGAGATATTGTGGCCCAGCGCTTGTATTTTCCTCTTATTCCCTACTGTACATATTCTCTCTTACATATTTTTATATGTCCCATATTATTTATCTGttgtaaaataaaacatgttttttttttgaaactgtgTATCCACGTATCCGTATGTCTGGTACCAATATCCATATTCGTGTTGTATAAATATAACACCTTAGAAGCAAGCGATTATAGTGTGTGGGTTTTCCCTTCACCAATAgtgttttttttcccttttcaggATTCCATCAATGGAATTAATATAGCAGCTAATGTTCAGTTTTATGAGATATGATGTTGTGTCTTTGACCTATACTATCTGTTAGATGGTCGGATCCACTTATAATGTTCCCTTTATTGCTTGGTTCAAATTGTGGAATCCTTGAAATTTAGCATGTATGTCTCTATATTTAGTTTCTTTTTTGCAGCTGGTTAGCTGACCTGAGTTAGAGCTGCTTCTTTGGCTTGATTACCATTATATGCTTACCAAACAATCTTTGTAGGgacaattaatatttatttaatatgtTTTCCTGAAACTTATTTGTAGTACTTTTCATGTATTTACTTTATCATCTTCTTCACAGATTATTACCAAACCTATGGACTTCTCTACTATTCAAAATAAAATGGAAGGGAAGGATGTTACCACTTACAAAAATGTTCGAGAAATATATGCAGATGTTAGATTAATTTTTGCCAACGCAATGACgtacaatgatgatgagaataTTGTCCACTTGCTTGCTAAATCATTGCTTGAGAAATTTGAAGAGAAGTGGCGGCAATTTCTTCCTAAAGTTGAGAGTGAGGTAAATTTTTCTAGTTAtgcatttttctttcttcttttgttttgtTATGGACATGGGTTGCCTTGCCTTTGATAAAAGCATGTCTGAACCTTTTGTTCTTTGCATCATATTTCTCTACATATGCTTGTAGGAAAAAAGACAAAAGGAAGAGGAATCAAAGGGTGTTGTAGCCACCAATACTTCTCGAGAAGCAGCAattgcaaagttagcaaaagaTACTGATGATGAGGTATGATGTTTTGATCCATTGTTTGTTGTTGGGATGGTTAATATCCAGTTCAATTATGTAGTTTTAGAAGCAATATGTATAATTGTTGACAAATCTTCATTGCCTCATTCAGTATTAGATTCAAGGATCTTATCCTATTCGCCCATGGATATTCAAGActtcctcttcttttttctgCAGCTGAATCAGATCAATAAACAGCTGGAGGAACTCCGGAAAATGGTGGTCAACAGATGCAGGTATATGCTATAATGCTCAATTTCCTTTTTCGTTGCTTTGATTTTTTATCTTGTGATGGCATCATACCTGTGTAGCTGAATCACATGGTCGCTAAAATATCAATATCGTAGGAAAATGACCACAGATGAGAAGAGGAAACTGGGTGCAGGTCTCTGCCACTTGTCTCCAGACGATCTTAACAAGGCACTAGAAATTGTTGCACAAGACAACCCAAGCTTCCAAATTAAAGCAGAAGAAGTGGATCTCGACATGGATGCTCAggtaatgttttgtttgtttcccTAACTTTTTTCTTCTGTCCAATGACCATAACTGGTTTCTTATGTCGTGGCTTAAAATTAAGGAAATAATACCACCCTCTGCGTTTCAACTTGAGAGTTCCCTCGAACTATTGTGGTTATTTCATCTGGTCCACTTTAAACCGTGCTCCTTGATGCAGAGCGAGACAACACTGTGGAGGCTGAAATTCTTTGTGGCGGAAGCGCTGGAAAGACAGGCCAACGCTGCTTCTGGGAAGATGGATGAGAACACCAAGAGAAAGAGGGAGATATGCAATGCCCTGGCGAAAACTGCTTCAAAACGAATCAAGAAGCAGCCTTAGCAGTCCAGACCTTTCTTTGACTGCCACTGATTGTTCAGAATGTTTTTGAAGTAGGAGTAGCCTTGGTAAAACAATCTTTGCCCTTTTGTGTGCAGTGGTCGTGTACATAGTATGCATTGGTCAGTAACTCGTGAGTGTTTCGAAATTGCAAAATGTCTGGTGATTGCTTCCTCTCGTGTCACTGAACCCTGCTTGCAGCAGACATGACCTCAAGGTTCCTGAGCTCCATTACCTCCCTGTTGCGGAGCTGTGACTGTGAAAGGAATGTCTGTTCAGCAAACTTTTGTTGCAGGCATGTTAACATAAACCACAAGAACTTCGCAAGGTTAAGCAGGGGTGACCCGGATCAagcagttttttttaaaaaaaacttttaagAATTCCAGTttgtaatataatataataataatgcAAACACTTTAGACGCAATAATAACTCGTCAACATACACAGCACGGAGCATCTCGATCACCAAGCAAGCTTCTATTATCCCTGGACTGATCGCTCAAATCTCAGCTACAGCCTACAACTATCCTCAACTGCCACCACACACTGTCCACAGCCACAGGTGAGGCGGTGACGACGAGGACAGGCCACCACCCTTCCTGCAAATTTTCAGTTGTTCAAACATGATTTGTCTCCTCCCAACATGCTCCAAATTCTAGCTCAACAAGATCTTGAAAGCAACTCTGCTTCCATGAGAAGCTCGGAAGTTAGGGCTATCTGTATAAGTGGCAGGGTAACATGTGAAATTTCATTAAAGAAAAGACAATATGAGTGCCCTAAAAACGTCCAAAACTGAAGGGAAGATGGCAGGTGGTGGAGCTGATGGCACGGCTCTCAGATAATTCGATctgcttttcttcttttttatgtGGCTTCCTCACACTGGAAGCCCCTTCCTTGCAGTACTTGCTCTGAAGAATGATCATGTTTGAAGTGGAGGAGAATTTTTAAGTATCAATTGTTTTCTTCGATGTTCTAAAggtgtgaggcaaccaaactcCGTGCCTAACTTGCAGCTTTTGTTACCATCCCTATTGCACAACTTTCCAAATCTATTGCAGCAGCTGGCCAGCGCACCACTTCTGAATCCTGAAACATCTGCACTGGGAATGTCTTGTGCATCCACATTCATCAAGCTGATGCAGGATATTCAGAACCGACTGCGAGTGTCGTGCCAGTTTTGGGTTGGGTTGAAGCTTCGGTAACTGCAACTGTGATAAACTGATATATAACCATCTGAAAATTTTCAATGTGCCACGCTCTCGTGTATCGATCTGGACGGCCGTGTTTCGAATACCGACTAGTTCTCGCACGGCTGCTCTCgcctgagcgccgccgcgctccggtcGCTACATTTCTTCCAtcccttcttcctcgccgctACATTGTTCTTCGTCATGTTCTTCGCGCCCAGCCTCTCGGAAGCCAGCCGAAGGCCAGATGCCCATCGCCTTCGATGACTAGTACTTCGCCGGCCGGACGCGGGCGGCGGAACGGAAGCcacgccgcctacgccgcaatcGGCGTGGATCATGCTGAGCAGTGAGCATGTTTTGCGACGCGCTTGTGCCGCGCCGCCTCGTGGAGCTGCCGAGAAGCTGAGATGCCTGGTGCCGCGGTGCCGGCGCGTCCCTCGCCGCGTCCGGGCgctccggcgggcggcgctggccatgaccagggggcggacggtattCCAGATAGCGTCCAAGGGTGGACGgcatttcatttaccgtccgccCCCTGGGTAGATAggagccgtccgatccgttTCGTGTGGTCGGGATCAAATCAAGGGGAGACGCCCGCCGTAGAAGCGCTTGCTTGGACGCCTCCCTCCAGTCCCAAGGACGCAGCGTTCCATCTCGTTGACTCGTCGTCCCGCCGCGCTgcttgctccgccgccgccctccggtgaTCTCTCCGGTGGTCCGGCACCGGCAGCTGCTGTATGCTCCTGCTCCCTGCTATAACCGCCGCCCAAACTGCTTGGCAGGCACTAGGAGCTGCCGCCAGCTATCCATGGCAGGCAGAAGCTcgatcgccgccgcgcacgccgccgtttCTTGACTAGCTAGCGGATCCATGGCAGGCAGGAGCTGCCTCAGCCCGCGTCCTCGACCACCGACGAGCCAGCTCTCCGTTTTGCTTGCCAACACAAATTAAAGTGTGAGGCATGGCGAATCAAAGCCTGAAACCAACACGAGGAGAGCTCAGTGGCTGTCTTGGACGGCCAGGCGTTGGCGGCGGAGAAGACGGCGACGAGGTGCGAGGAGATTGCGGCCGcccgagccggccggccggacgccTCCCTTGCCCGTGGCGACGGACGCTTTGGCCCAGAACGGACCGCGAGAGCTCCTCTGCACTTGAACGATGGGCTGTCTGGATAGGTATCCCGCGtcctcggcggccggcgggatGCAGGGCACACTCAGCGACGACGGCAGTGGCCGCGGACGAGCGGAGGCAGCCCGAGCAACGCCGCGCTAAGCTACCTCCCGCGCCTGCCTTAGGACGACGACCGAGTCGTCGTTGACGCCGAATCTGGGACGCTCGTGTTTCATCGAACGGACAGCAGGGAcctaggggtggacggtatttcaaacaCCGTCCATCCCCTGGGCATTGTTTCGCTCGCCGTCCGCCCATGATCGCCCGCTCCGCTGCACGCCGGAGCGCCGCGGCGCCCCAGGACCGCCACCCCTTCCGTCCCCCCCCCGTGACCGCGCGACGACACCGTCTCGGATCGCACCGACCATGGCCACGGGCAGCAGGCCAAGGAGCAAGGAACGCCGGAGTTCATGCCTGCCGGCGTTCAGCAGCGGCGCGCTGGGTCGCCGCGCCAGACGGAGCCCAGGACAGAGGCGCTCGGCACCATGCACAGCCGCGCTCGGTGGCGCAGTTGTCGGCGGCGCTGACATTGGCATGCAGCTCCGCTCGATACCAGGGGATTCAGAGGGCATCTGGGATGCATTGCATTCGGTTGCTGTTAATTACCTTCCGTATCCTCACAGGTTTGTTATGATAAATTCCGTAGTTGCAGCCACAATCCGGTTGTGCTCGCATGGTATGCCGCAGTGGACCATTGAAGAGCCTGAACCCTCACAAACATCATCCTCTGTCATCTCTTAACCTGCAGTTGCATTTCTCAGCTCTCGAGTACGAGCATGTGTGTTTGAGCCTGAAACCTCAGACATTCATATAGGACGATTATGCCAGTGATGGTTGCATACTGTTTAACCAAAGTTGAGCCTTGTTCCACTAATTATGCAGGTGTCATGGTGTCTTCAGTATCATGTTCCATccctatcaaaaaaaaaatcatatgccATGCCATCAAGGATGTGGCTTGGACTCCATGCCAAGTTTCAGGAAGTTCACAAAATGCAAATGAAGCAGTGCAACCATGCATATAACGTTCTAGACCTTCATGAACACCAAACCGACCCACAATGCATAAACTTCAATAATTCATTTCGCTGTAGTTGTCTGAACACCAGCAAGCTGTACGAAGACTGTAGGGGAAAACACATTTGTCACAATTCCAATTCTGCATTTGATCATAGGAATACTGCATGATAAGCTAAACAACATGGCAATATTCAATTAGCTTGCACATTCACCTACTTGATGTTGCCACTGGCCAAGCTCCATCTTAGGGGTGAGTATTTGTTCAAAAACTGTTTTCTTAAAGATGTTGAAAAGCATCGCAAAAATACATAGCTTGCATAGTCACATACGTAGTACATGGCCAGGCCTTGTGCGATCAAAGTGTAGCATTCTGCAGTTTCCAAACATTCCACAAGGCTGAAGGTGCTTTACTCTGAAAAGAGCACCCACCTGTCCTTCTGTTGCTTGCTtacaaacaaaaaacaaaagattCAAAATTTCGAAGCTACCTAAGCCTTGTTGCTTTGGAGTAACAAATCAAATGCACCGGCAAAGATTGGAAATTTGGTAAAGCTGCTGCTATTGTTCAATTCAATCTTCCAGCACAGTAGTAAAGGTTGGTCTGTGTATTTACTCTGCTGCACGTACAGTTTCCCCGTGCTCCAAAACGATCAGAAGCTTGTTTATTTCTACTGTTCTTATTCTAGCCCCGAAATCGGTTATTTTCCAATCTGTACCGGGTTGTGCCAAATTGTTGCATTCCCAATCGGTCTTGCTCACATGCTACTGAATGATATCACTTTGGGATGAAAAAAGCCCCAATCTCTTGGATCACACTCCAACTAACAGTCTAACACCTGCCTTAGCTCTGCATATGGTACAGGCGGTGCTTTGCACACACAAGTAGTGAATACTCTTTGCTGTCGACCTGAACTTCATGTGCTTAGGATTGGTAGAGCAGCGTATTTGCTGTCAGCGAGAAATCGGAGCGGCAAGACGAGCTGCACAGATCAGAGCAGAGGCCGGTCTGGAACAGCCTGACGATGTTCTCTCTCAAGATTATGCAGGCACATGTGCGCTGGCTGTTCATCACATTACATCCGATCCAGTGCCTTCCAAATCAATAAGAGGTAGTAGTTGAAGTTGCAGATGCACGTAGCGATCTGTTCCTCGGACCAGGGAACGCAATCACGATCGAGGCGCACACGGGCGCTGTAATGATGGTGTCAGACTTTTAACCCACCATCATCGAAAGCTAGTAGCCGGTGCAGAGCTCACCGTCCATGATCCCCCGGTGCAGTGGCGGCCTCAGAAAGCTAGTAGCCGGTGAAAAGGGGCGGCGAACAGTGTTCGCTGGAGCGCTAAACAAGACCTCACCGTCCGCGGCCTTCAGCGTTGATGGCGACGAGATCCGGCACCAGCTCGCAGCCCGTGACGCCACCAGCAGTTCGCATCAGCAATCAAGAAACAGAGCCCAGGCCAGGCCTCCTTTCAGCGGCGGCAGGCGCTCGGCACCACGCAcgccccggccgcgcgcgcagggAGAGACAAGCGGCGCGACTTGCTGTGGCGGctgcctgggcggcggcggcggcgaatacGGCGACACACACCTCTCCAAGTCGAAGCTTGCTGGCAAAACGGATCACGAGAGCTTCGTCAATGTTTCCGACGAGCCTGagcgacgccgcgccgcgctaCCGCGCCCGCCTGACAAGGCCTGACGAGGACGACCGAGTCGTCGCTGACCAGTCTACTCATGCTAGTACAATTTTTTGATTGAAGTGTGTCCTTTGGTTACCATTAGCCTTCAAAAAGACAAATCTGCACTATTAGCTAGGCTGTTTTCAATTCGTTCTTCCTCTTGGATAAGATTGGTTTGCACACTGGCCGGTAACCTAAATGCAGATGGAGTAAGATTGCAGTTTGCAAATTTCGATTTGATACACTTAACTATGTGTGCTGCTGGGTGCAGGGCTCCTGAGAGTGAGAGCAAAGATCCACACGATCTTCGGGCCAATCCAAAAGTGCAGCTTGCGCAGGCTAAGAGGTTTGCAACGGGTGTCTTGGAGCACTACAACAGAAACGAGAAGGTGTGCTACACAATTTATTTACTTGTTCTAGAAAAGAGCATGATATGCATATTGGATTGGCGATTTGCATTGTCATGACCTTTCTTAATTTCTTGTGCCCAGATCAAATTTCAGCTCTTGGATGCCAAGCCTGCACTGAGAGGATGTTGCATCCAAGGGGCGAAAACTATGTCGCTGGGCACTGCAATATCCCGCGTGTTTACGACTATGTGCGTTAGTAGTGTGCATATatcttggtggtggtggtggggggtgCAAGCATATGGAACTCTGAGACCTGTATCTTTGGCTCTttgcattttatcactttcctgcAGGAGACTACTGACACAATTACTGAGGCTTAAACTCACCTTCCCACTCTTCAAAGTGTTCGGTTGGTGATTGCCCATTCCAGAGGTCCTGGGTTTTCTGAAATCAATTATCTGAATGCAATAATTGATTTTGCTGTAATTGTCTGAATACCAGCAAACTGTACAACGACTATAGTGGGAAAAACACATTTGACACAACTCAAATTCTGCATTTGATCTGAGGAATACTGCATGCTGAGCTAAACATCATGGCAATATTAATTAGCTTGCACATTCACCTACTTGATCAGGTCTTTTTTGTAATAAGAAGGGCCTCATTTCACTGACCTTTTCTGAATTCTGAACCTTAACATATTGTACAATGATTGTAGGAATAACAGTATATTTGTTGCCACTCGCCAAGCTCTATCTTAGTGATATTTGTTCAAAAAATGTTTCTTAAGATATTGAAAAGCATCTCAAAAGTACATAGCTTGCATAGTCACATACATAGTAGTACATGGCAATTGGCAAGGCTGAAGAACCTTTACTCTAAAAAGAGCACCCACCTGTCCTTCTGATGCTTACTTatacaaataaaaaaacaaaagattCAAAATTTCGAAGCTACCTAGCATTGTTGCTTTGGAGTAATGGATCAAATGCACTAGCAAAGATTGGAAATTTGGTAAAGCTGCTGCTATTGTTCAATTCAATCTTCCAGCACAGTAGTAAAGGTTGCTCTGTGTATTTACTCTGCTGCACGTACAGTTTCCCCGTGCTCCAAGACGATCAAAAG comes from Panicum virgatum strain AP13 chromosome 4K, P.virgatum_v5, whole genome shotgun sequence and encodes:
- the LOC120702536 gene encoding transcription factor GTE6-like isoform X2 gives rise to the protein MTPANGAAAPEAVAEAALAPEVESEADAFQRQVDDLVAKTDVLERRVNEVVDFYDGKKQGSGGRKGGRHGAYGRGMPDIMRQFGVILREITDDNDAWPFREPVDVVGLNLHDYYKIITKPMDFSTIQNKMEGKDVTTYKNVREIYADVRLIFANAMTYNDDENIVHLLAKSLLEKFEEKWRQFLPKVESEEKRQKEEESKGVVATNTSREAAIAKLAKDTDDELNQINKQLEELRKMVVNRCRKMTTDEKRKLGAGLCHLSPDDLNKALEIVAQDNPSFQIKAEEVDLDMDAQSETTLWRLKFFVAEALERQANAASGKMDENTKRKREICNALAKTASKRIKKQP